A single genomic interval of Rubripirellula reticaptiva harbors:
- a CDS encoding DUF3108 domain-containing protein — MRKTQCSRGRWSFLTAVAFMIFVGFASPAPAATATEMLEKGIYTEETVGDLEAAIQVYEKVVGQGKDSIKAAAEAQFRIGVCFEKQGKADLAAKAFQAVIDNFPTATEFVSQAKSRLPGDPELLAVPWGDGDETQYELKLQNGMGIGTQIWRVAKSQLNGNPVWECNTWQVISINGQKHISQVFADPKTFAPIESTWSHTLLGKAKADYGKGEVTIRMAGKDEPTTLKIDGTNFDNEQGSEVFRRLPLSVGYKTSMSVVSSLGSAKVSLGIEVTKLETIEVPAGKFECFRMQIDIGQTFWISNDAHRYIVRFEAGGASGDLIRASKLDKGEATKLDFEGVTAVVPAGWFSYSPSNSGASKTKKMYLIDPECVGDTRIEVGPLSSIKSKHDSPSAWMQNALDEYKEHMQGFTIGKDGIRTMKIGDLDAAVAEIEFVDGKRKMKGRRICVFGESTAANIGYMAETDKFQSLAKPFQTIVDSMKVK, encoded by the coding sequence ATGCGTAAAACACAGTGTAGCCGAGGTCGATGGTCATTCCTGACCGCGGTCGCCTTCATGATCTTTGTCGGTTTCGCCTCGCCGGCGCCGGCTGCGACGGCAACGGAGATGCTCGAAAAGGGGATCTATACCGAAGAAACGGTCGGCGATTTAGAGGCAGCGATCCAGGTATACGAGAAAGTCGTTGGGCAGGGGAAGGATTCCATCAAAGCCGCCGCCGAGGCTCAATTTCGAATCGGCGTCTGTTTCGAAAAGCAAGGGAAAGCTGACTTGGCCGCCAAAGCATTTCAGGCCGTCATCGACAACTTTCCGACCGCGACTGAGTTTGTTAGCCAGGCAAAGAGTCGATTGCCAGGAGACCCCGAGCTGTTGGCGGTGCCATGGGGCGACGGAGATGAAACTCAGTACGAGTTGAAGTTGCAAAACGGAATGGGAATCGGCACGCAGATTTGGCGAGTGGCGAAGAGTCAATTGAATGGAAATCCGGTTTGGGAATGCAATACTTGGCAAGTCATTTCCATCAATGGTCAAAAGCACATCAGTCAAGTGTTCGCCGATCCAAAAACGTTTGCGCCAATCGAGAGCACTTGGTCACACACGTTGCTAGGCAAAGCAAAAGCCGACTACGGCAAAGGCGAAGTGACGATCCGAATGGCCGGCAAGGATGAACCGACAACGTTGAAAATCGACGGTACGAATTTTGACAACGAGCAAGGCTCGGAAGTGTTTCGCCGACTTCCTTTGTCCGTCGGATACAAGACCAGCATGAGCGTCGTCTCATCGTTAGGATCAGCGAAGGTATCGCTCGGAATTGAAGTCACCAAACTCGAAACGATTGAAGTTCCGGCGGGCAAGTTCGAGTGTTTTCGAATGCAAATCGACATTGGGCAAACCTTCTGGATCTCCAACGACGCCCATCGCTATATCGTGCGTTTCGAAGCGGGCGGTGCTTCGGGAGATCTGATACGTGCCTCCAAACTGGATAAAGGCGAAGCCACCAAGCTGGACTTCGAGGGTGTCACGGCTGTTGTGCCGGCCGGATGGTTTTCTTACTCGCCGTCGAATTCCGGCGCAAGCAAAACGAAAAAGATGTACCTGATCGATCCCGAGTGCGTAGGTGACACTCGCATCGAAGTCGGCCCCTTGTCGTCGATCAAGTCCAAGCACGACTCGCCCAGTGCGTGGATGCAAAACGCGTTAGATGAATACAAAGAACACATGCAGGGATTTACGATCGGTAAAGATGGCATCCGGACGATGAAAATCGGCGACCTTGATGCTGCGGTTGCCGAGATTGAGTTTGTTGATGGCAAGCGCAAGATGAAAGGCCGGCGGATCTGTGTGTTTGGCGAGTCGACCGCGGCCAACATCGGCTACATGGCCGAAACGGACAAATTCCAAAGTCTGGCAAAGCCGTTTCAAACCATTGTCGACAGTATGAAGG